In a single window of the Romeriopsis navalis LEGE 11480 genome:
- a CDS encoding DUF1517 domain-containing protein, with translation MKKILTQRFKPLLKTVVVFTMIFSLVFGQAHDALAAGRSGGRMGGGSFRRSAPSRSYRAPSSGGYRGSYGGYGGGYGRGGGGFFFFPSPWLFLGGGGGSLFTLLILAAIGSYLFQAFRQAADGQTTAGVSNPSVSVAKVQVGLLADARSLQKELNQIAMKSNTGNSAGLAKLLQESTLALLRHPEYWVYGGSQTKQARLESAEAEFNRMILMERSKVAGETLSNIAGELKQKDGSAIAVSTPEELAQRDPGAYIVVTLIVGTEGKLNLPTINGDDDLRTALNVLGAVSSDKLLAVEVLWTPQAEGDVLTRDEMVSDYPSLKLV, from the coding sequence ATGAAAAAGATTTTAACCCAGCGGTTCAAACCGCTTTTGAAGACAGTGGTTGTCTTCACGATGATTTTCTCCTTGGTCTTTGGCCAGGCTCATGACGCGCTAGCTGCGGGTCGGAGCGGTGGCCGGATGGGCGGCGGTTCGTTCCGCCGATCCGCACCTTCCCGGAGCTATCGTGCCCCAAGTAGTGGTGGCTATCGCGGTAGCTACGGTGGCTATGGTGGCGGCTACGGTCGGGGTGGCGGTGGCTTCTTTTTCTTCCCTTCGCCGTGGCTATTCCTCGGCGGCGGCGGTGGCAGTTTGTTTACACTGCTGATTTTGGCGGCGATTGGCTCCTATTTGTTCCAGGCTTTCCGCCAAGCGGCGGATGGTCAAACGACTGCTGGTGTTAGTAACCCTTCAGTGTCTGTTGCGAAAGTGCAGGTTGGCCTGCTGGCAGATGCGCGTAGTTTGCAGAAAGAATTAAACCAGATTGCGATGAAGTCCAATACTGGCAATAGTGCTGGTTTGGCAAAGCTGCTGCAAGAGTCAACGTTGGCCCTACTGCGTCATCCAGAATATTGGGTTTATGGCGGCAGTCAAACCAAGCAGGCGCGTTTGGAGTCAGCAGAAGCGGAATTCAACCGGATGATTTTGATGGAGCGCAGCAAAGTTGCGGGTGAAACGCTCTCGAATATTGCCGGCGAACTGAAGCAGAAAGATGGCAGTGCAATTGCCGTTTCTACGCCGGAAGAGCTGGCACAGCGTGACCCTGGGGCCTATATTGTTGTAACGCTAATTGTTGGGACGGAAGGGAAACTCAACTTGCCGACAATTAATGGGGATGATGACCTGCGTACTGCTTTGAATGTTTTAGGTGCCGTCTCCAGCGATAAGCTGCTCGCCGTTGAAGTTCTCTGGACACCTCAAGCCGAGGGCGATGTCCTGACCCGTGATGAGATGGTTTCGGATTATCCCAGCCTCAAGTTGGTTTAA
- a CDS encoding DUF4129 domain-containing protein, with product MSKFQESNLGWQFRQTQQRFAEWLEWVLNQPRQGTPRNPNDPWALRWLAPYLTWIFGILLLGLLGFILVRALSNWRVRRLEGKLAQNINAPPSELAVSLNEWLQRAQQFQQQGNFTQAGRSLYFAMLQNLHDREIIPEKRSRTDQEYDELLQQLSQEFVQAEAFSQLLQTHERIEFAGGQLSAQDYDRCQQAYGETVQAIATVESIDQSATARQGANGAAVEVD from the coding sequence ATGTCTAAATTTCAAGAAAGTAACCTTGGGTGGCAATTTCGCCAAACCCAGCAACGATTTGCTGAATGGTTGGAATGGGTATTGAATCAGCCGCGTCAAGGCACCCCGCGCAATCCGAATGACCCTTGGGCGTTAAGGTGGTTAGCGCCCTATCTGACTTGGATATTTGGGATTTTGCTGCTGGGACTACTCGGGTTTATTTTGGTGCGGGCCTTGTCGAACTGGCGAGTGCGTCGGTTGGAGGGCAAATTAGCCCAAAATATTAATGCGCCGCCGAGCGAGTTGGCGGTCAGTCTGAATGAGTGGTTGCAGCGGGCGCAGCAATTCCAGCAGCAGGGTAACTTCACCCAGGCGGGCCGATCACTCTACTTTGCCATGCTACAGAATCTGCACGATCGCGAAATCATCCCAGAGAAGCGCAGTCGTACAGATCAAGAATATGACGAGCTGCTCCAGCAACTAAGTCAGGAATTCGTGCAGGCGGAGGCCTTTTCCCAGCTATTGCAAACCCATGAGCGGATTGAATTTGCGGGGGGGCAGCTTTCAGCTCAGGATTACGATCGTTGTCAGCAGGCCTATGGTGAAACAGTCCAGGCGATTGCGACAGTCGAGTCGATCGACCAGTCGGCAACGGCCCGGCAAGGGGCAAATGGCGCAGCGGTGGAGGTGGACTAA
- a CDS encoding DUF4350 domain-containing protein, with amino-acid sequence MQASSVATLKSSRRLWLIVGGIVLVLILSLVLAPTNNWKRSGSTYNRAPDGYAAWYDYMTQRGEVELVRSRQPIDILVEHLSSGDSQSPQTLLQIQPQFISANRWQTQRRSSAAVRLSAVEQQWLAAGNNLIVLGLSQPVRDVEFSSLLLSDFGPIRIETRRRAQVKQGKSLLKDEAGAVVWEMLPNPPGKSDDQPSRPSDGSVIEIVDKPKPRIGRLIFATTPHFAANAYQSEAGNFEFLADLMAQMRTPILVDEAIHGYREPLSKGAARQRTVPTQANSLLNYLAQTPLLPITVQAVVILLIAIWAKNRRFGRIKRVEPPQIDNSTAYIQALAGALRQANSRSFVMDTVGQAELRMIQQQLGLGSAPMELPEMIQAWAAQQQPTDELKALLRMQSRQNLSDRELLEWLQNLQRLRQRVQ; translated from the coding sequence ATGCAAGCATCTTCTGTTGCGACGCTAAAGTCCTCTCGTCGCCTGTGGCTGATCGTCGGCGGTATTGTGTTGGTGTTAATCCTGAGTCTAGTTTTGGCACCGACGAATAACTGGAAGCGCAGCGGTTCGACTTACAATCGCGCGCCCGATGGCTATGCTGCCTGGTATGACTACATGACGCAGCGGGGTGAGGTTGAATTAGTGCGATCGCGGCAACCCATCGATATCCTGGTCGAACATCTGTCATCCGGTGATTCGCAATCACCGCAGACGCTATTACAGATTCAACCGCAGTTCATTTCCGCCAACCGTTGGCAAACGCAACGACGATCCTCAGCGGCGGTGCGACTCAGTGCTGTGGAGCAGCAATGGTTAGCAGCCGGTAATAACTTGATTGTTTTGGGCCTGAGCCAGCCGGTACGTGATGTCGAGTTTTCCTCTCTGCTATTAAGTGACTTTGGTCCAATTCGGATTGAAACTCGGCGACGTGCCCAGGTTAAACAGGGTAAAAGCTTGCTCAAGGATGAAGCCGGTGCCGTTGTCTGGGAAATGCTCCCCAATCCGCCGGGTAAATCGGATGATCAACCCTCCCGTCCTTCGGATGGCTCGGTGATTGAGATTGTGGATAAACCAAAGCCACGTATCGGGCGTTTAATTTTTGCGACAACCCCTCATTTTGCGGCGAATGCTTATCAATCTGAAGCCGGCAATTTTGAGTTTCTCGCGGATTTAATGGCGCAAATGCGAACACCAATTTTGGTGGATGAAGCGATTCACGGATATCGTGAGCCGCTCTCTAAAGGGGCCGCGCGCCAGCGGACGGTCCCAACTCAAGCGAACAGTTTACTGAATTACTTGGCGCAGACACCACTGTTGCCTATTACCGTCCAAGCTGTGGTGATATTGCTGATTGCAATTTGGGCCAAAAATCGCCGCTTTGGTCGAATTAAGCGGGTGGAGCCACCCCAAATTGATAATTCGACAGCGTATATTCAGGCATTAGCGGGGGCGTTGCGGCAGGCGAATAGTCGATCGTTTGTTATGGATACGGTCGGTCAGGCGGAGCTGCGCATGATTCAGCAGCAGTTGGGGTTGGGCAGTGCACCGATGGAATTGCCAGAGATGATTCAGGCATGGGCGGCACAACAGCAACCAACGGATGAACTGAAGGCGTTGCTGCGGATGCAGTCGCGCCAAAACTTGAGCGATCGGGAACTCTTGGAATGGCTGCAAAATCTGCAACGGTTGCGTCAGCGAGTCCAGTAG